One Rhizobiales bacterium GAS188 DNA window includes the following coding sequences:
- a CDS encoding glycerol kinase, translating to MRVAAIDQGTTSTRCLVVEDDGKWSIADNRRHAQHYPAPGWVEHDPEELLRNVVSVLQAAGPVDVIGIANQGESCLAWDGQTGAALSPVIVWQDTRTVDSLGELDHSAEERSKKVCGLPLDPYFSASKLAWLIKNIPAVASAHSAGRLRLGTTDSFFLDRLCGSFATDLATASRTGLLDLRTGGWSREMCDLHGVPFECLPAISTVDGGFGKIGNTPVKASIVDQQSALYGHNCRNPGDCKITFGTGAFLLAISGTERPQDSKLIPTIAWHRVGEVPTYAIEGGVYDAGGALEWASRIGLFSAPGDFEAFEGPSALSRGIIFVPALSGLAAPYWDRRAAPLFIGMDHATDRRDMVRAVLEGIAMLTVGVIEAASEATNRGTSISIDGGLSQSSYFVQFLASASNRTITVPSMHEVTALGLAELCGADVGSTRSASRVFTPVGSVSEDDHRRFARAIERARGWKA from the coding sequence ATGCGCGTCGCTGCTATCGATCAAGGAACGACCTCGACGCGGTGCCTCGTCGTAGAAGACGACGGGAAATGGAGCATCGCGGACAACCGGCGGCATGCCCAGCATTATCCCGCGCCGGGCTGGGTTGAACATGATCCTGAAGAACTCCTCCGCAATGTTGTGAGCGTATTGCAAGCAGCTGGGCCAGTTGATGTCATCGGGATCGCCAACCAGGGCGAAAGCTGCCTGGCATGGGACGGCCAAACCGGTGCAGCACTCTCGCCGGTCATCGTGTGGCAAGATACTCGAACGGTCGATAGTCTAGGCGAGCTTGACCACTCGGCTGAGGAGCGGTCCAAAAAAGTGTGCGGCCTCCCTTTGGATCCATACTTCTCCGCCAGCAAACTTGCATGGCTCATCAAGAATATTCCAGCGGTCGCATCGGCACATTCTGCAGGGCGGCTCAGACTTGGGACAACCGATTCTTTCTTCCTTGATCGGTTGTGCGGCTCATTCGCGACAGACTTGGCCACTGCGTCCAGAACCGGTCTCTTGGATCTCCGGACTGGCGGCTGGAGCCGGGAGATGTGCGATCTGCACGGCGTTCCGTTTGAGTGCCTGCCCGCAATCTCAACAGTCGACGGTGGATTCGGGAAGATAGGCAATACGCCGGTCAAGGCGTCAATCGTTGACCAACAAAGCGCGCTGTACGGTCACAATTGTCGCAATCCCGGTGATTGCAAGATCACATTTGGAACTGGTGCCTTTCTTCTCGCCATCTCCGGAACCGAACGGCCGCAGGACTCGAAGCTGATACCAACAATCGCCTGGCACCGGGTTGGAGAGGTGCCAACCTACGCGATAGAAGGCGGGGTCTACGATGCAGGTGGTGCGTTGGAATGGGCAAGCCGCATTGGCTTGTTCTCGGCGCCAGGGGACTTCGAAGCCTTCGAAGGACCATCTGCGCTCAGCCGCGGGATCATTTTCGTGCCGGCTCTTTCAGGTCTCGCCGCACCCTATTGGGATCGCCGAGCGGCTCCTCTCTTCATCGGCATGGATCACGCGACGGATCGACGAGACATGGTTCGTGCAGTCCTTGAAGGCATTGCGATGCTGACAGTTGGCGTCATAGAGGCAGCTTCTGAAGCGACCAACCGTGGAACGAGCATTTCAATTGACGGTGGCCTTTCTCAAAGCTCCTATTTCGTACAATTCTTGGCTTCCGCGAGCAATCGTACCATCACCGTCCCATCTATGCATGAGGTGACAGCGTTGGGCCTGGCGGAGTTGTGCGGAGCGGACGTCGGGTCAACAAGATCAGCGTCGCGGGTTTTCACGCCAGTTGGGTCGGTATCGGAGGACGACCATCGCCGCTTCGCGCGCGCGATTGAGCGCGCACGCGGCTGGAAGGCGTGA
- a CDS encoding NADPH-dependent 2,4-dienoyl-CoA reductase, sulfur reductase translates to MTATADVIVIGGGPAGVAAALELRRRGVEKVMILDREPHLGGATRHCSHSPFGMLEFGRIYFGTAYGRKLEREAGKAGIEVRTGHSVVRLGCDGSVTVASHRGVETLRGRRIMYATGARERPRSARLISGDRPVGVVTTGTLQSYVAFHGLMPFRRPVIVGSELVSLSAALTCLTHGARPVAMIESGSRALAPAPFAWFPMLVGIPFHRGTELIDIKGRARVEAVTIRRNGSTEILACDGVLLTGQFTPESSLFLESGMGIDWGSSGPAVDQDGRSVNPIYFASGNVLRAVETGGWAFREGRAVGASLAFDLRRDVAVADFVPIAFDDPVKLVVPNILRRGDIASAAFTQFQLRVLRQAKGLLSLKLEGKEVWSKRASWRPERRILVPMPRDAQDARHIHFGFAERQ, encoded by the coding sequence ATGACCGCGACAGCGGACGTCATCGTGATTGGTGGCGGGCCAGCTGGAGTCGCGGCCGCTCTCGAGTTGCGACGCAGAGGCGTCGAAAAGGTCATGATCCTCGATCGTGAACCGCATCTGGGCGGAGCCACTCGCCATTGCAGTCACTCTCCCTTCGGCATGCTTGAGTTCGGTCGAATTTATTTTGGTACGGCATATGGCCGAAAACTGGAACGTGAGGCCGGGAAGGCAGGGATAGAGGTTCGGACCGGGCACTCGGTCGTCAGGCTCGGCTGCGACGGATCGGTTACAGTAGCATCGCATCGCGGCGTGGAGACGTTGCGCGGTCGCCGCATCATGTACGCAACGGGTGCGAGGGAGAGGCCGCGTTCGGCGCGTCTGATATCCGGAGACAGGCCGGTTGGCGTTGTAACGACCGGCACGCTGCAGTCTTATGTGGCCTTCCACGGATTGATGCCGTTCCGCCGCCCCGTGATTGTTGGCTCCGAGCTTGTTTCACTCTCTGCGGCGCTGACCTGCCTGACGCATGGCGCCCGGCCGGTTGCGATGATCGAATCCGGGTCGCGTGCGTTAGCGCCTGCCCCTTTCGCCTGGTTTCCCATGCTCGTCGGGATACCATTTCACCGGGGCACCGAACTGATTGACATCAAGGGGCGGGCCCGCGTGGAGGCTGTTACGATCCGCAGGAATGGCTCCACCGAGATCCTTGCGTGTGACGGCGTTCTCTTGACAGGCCAATTCACGCCAGAATCGTCGCTCTTTCTAGAGTCTGGCATGGGGATCGACTGGGGTAGTTCCGGTCCTGCCGTTGATCAGGACGGACGCTCGGTCAATCCGATTTACTTTGCGAGCGGGAATGTTCTCCGGGCTGTAGAAACGGGCGGCTGGGCATTCAGAGAGGGCCGCGCCGTTGGGGCATCCCTCGCATTTGATCTCAGGCGAGATGTCGCAGTAGCCGATTTTGTGCCCATCGCGTTTGATGATCCGGTCAAGCTGGTCGTGCCAAACATCTTGCGCCGCGGCGATATCGCTTCCGCCGCATTTACCCAGTTCCAGCTGCGCGTTCTTCGCCAAGCAAAGGGGCTCCTGTCCCTCAAATTGGAAGGCAAAGAAGTTTGGTCCAAGCGCGCTTCATGGCGTCCGGAACGACGAATTCTCGTTCCCATGCCCCGAGATGCGCAGGACGCGCGCCACATTCATTTTGGCTTTGCGGAGCGGCAGTAA
- a CDS encoding glycerol-3-phosphate dehydrogenase gives MTELSNVKSVDLCDVAIVGAGVVGCAVARRFALAGAKVVVIEKGADILSGASKANSAILHTGFDAPSSSLELELVRAGRQEYLEVRESLGLPLVTTGALLCAWNSLESEKLEAIAAQGRENGVSDLSVLTGKQALAEMPSLSDHVVAALRVDSEHVIDPWSAPLAYLTQAVKLGTNFLRSAELLNGRFDGRWKLETSLGMIDAGAVINTAGLYGDVVDQRLGFEPEFNIRPRKGQFVVLDKAAFQHVPRIVLPVPTEITKGIVVCPTAFGNVLIGPTAEEQDDRDRATVEEGTLRALLERGTEIVPALANISVTGIYAGLRPATDSKAYRVFSRPKKRAITLGGIRSTGLTSSLGLAQHALKLYGEFGEPFEPPSIVPSVNVPNLSETRERDWQRAGHGEIICHCELVTKREIEAALTSPVPAGDFGGLRRRTRAGMGRCQGFYCNARLAEMTKDKLATSLAVAGEGGGS, from the coding sequence ATGACCGAACTGAGCAACGTCAAATCAGTCGATCTATGTGATGTGGCGATCGTGGGGGCGGGCGTCGTCGGGTGCGCCGTGGCACGAAGATTTGCTCTGGCAGGGGCTAAAGTTGTCGTGATCGAGAAGGGCGCGGATATTCTTTCGGGCGCCTCCAAGGCGAACAGTGCTATTCTTCATACTGGCTTTGACGCCCCGTCAAGCAGTCTGGAGCTCGAGCTTGTCCGAGCTGGTAGGCAGGAGTACTTGGAGGTCCGCGAAAGCCTCGGTCTTCCACTTGTGACGACCGGGGCATTGTTATGTGCGTGGAATAGCCTGGAATCGGAGAAGCTCGAGGCGATTGCTGCGCAGGGCCGCGAGAACGGCGTATCGGACCTGTCCGTACTGACTGGCAAGCAGGCCCTGGCTGAGATGCCGTCATTGTCCGACCATGTGGTGGCGGCACTGCGAGTCGATAGCGAGCACGTTATCGATCCGTGGTCGGCGCCGCTCGCTTATCTCACCCAAGCCGTCAAACTTGGCACGAACTTCCTGAGAAGCGCCGAACTTCTCAATGGTCGTTTTGACGGTCGCTGGAAGCTCGAGACATCGTTGGGAATGATCGATGCGGGGGCGGTGATCAATACAGCCGGCTTATATGGCGATGTCGTGGACCAGAGATTGGGATTTGAACCTGAGTTCAACATCAGGCCCCGGAAGGGGCAATTTGTTGTCCTCGACAAAGCGGCGTTCCAACATGTACCGCGAATTGTGCTGCCGGTCCCGACCGAAATCACGAAGGGGATTGTCGTGTGCCCCACTGCGTTCGGCAACGTTCTGATTGGGCCCACGGCCGAGGAGCAAGATGATCGCGACCGGGCGACGGTTGAAGAGGGAACGCTCCGGGCTCTTCTCGAGCGTGGGACGGAGATCGTGCCGGCCCTTGCGAATATCTCGGTTACGGGGATCTATGCCGGCTTGCGGCCGGCGACCGACAGCAAGGCCTACAGGGTGTTTTCGCGCCCCAAGAAGCGGGCCATTACATTGGGTGGTATCCGCTCGACCGGCCTGACTTCCTCGCTCGGTCTCGCGCAGCACGCGCTGAAGCTCTACGGCGAATTCGGCGAGCCATTCGAGCCGCCATCGATCGTACCGTCCGTCAACGTTCCGAATCTGAGCGAAACGAGAGAGCGTGATTGGCAGCGCGCCGGTCATGGCGAGATCATTTGTCATTGTGAGTTGGTGACCAAACGGGAAATCGAGGCCGCGCTGACCAGTCCGGTTCCAGCAGGCGACTTCGGAGGCCTTCGGAGACGTACGCGAGCAGGAATGGGCCGGTGCCAGGGATTCTATTGCAATGCGCGGCTGGCAGAAATGACGAAAGACAAGCTTGCAACCTCCCTGGCTGTTGCTGGGGAGGGCGGCGGATCATGA
- a CDS encoding GMP synthase-Glutamine amidotransferase: protein MRIGILKADETPNELVAVHGRYEDFYIKLLSPYDFEFAVYPILHGIFPRSVDEANGWLITGSRHSVWEDEPWIIRLKDFIRELNGRGTPLVGICFGHQVTASALGGKVERSKEGWNVGPVAYKRASTGKVQNVLVWHQDQITVCPPGAKILASSASCQNAILQYRETIKTFQCHPELSPAFMRDLLPLYAEELHPAGRPEILNASEGSLQGLELGEEIATFFRAFQQR from the coding sequence ATGCGTATCGGTATTCTTAAAGCAGACGAAACGCCTAATGAGCTGGTCGCCGTTCACGGTCGATATGAAGATTTCTACATCAAGCTTTTATCGCCGTATGACTTCGAATTTGCCGTTTATCCAATTCTCCACGGTATATTCCCCCGTTCCGTGGATGAGGCGAACGGGTGGCTGATCACCGGCTCTCGTCATTCCGTCTGGGAAGACGAGCCGTGGATAATACGCTTGAAAGACTTCATTCGAGAGCTAAACGGCAGGGGAACGCCCTTGGTTGGAATCTGCTTCGGCCATCAAGTCACCGCAAGTGCTCTTGGAGGTAAAGTAGAGCGCTCGAAAGAGGGGTGGAATGTGGGGCCCGTCGCGTACAAGCGCGCATCGACAGGCAAAGTCCAGAACGTTCTTGTTTGGCATCAAGATCAAATTACCGTCTGCCCCCCAGGTGCCAAGATCCTCGCTTCGTCGGCGTCCTGCCAGAATGCCATTCTGCAATACAGAGAAACCATCAAGACCTTTCAGTGCCATCCGGAGCTCAGCCCGGCCTTCATGAGGGATCTGCTGCCTTTGTATGCAGAGGAATTACATCCGGCCGGGCGACCTGAGATCTTGAATGCGAGTGAAGGGTCTTTGCAAGGACTAGAGCTTGGCGAAGAGATCGCGACATTCTTCAGGGCGTTTCAACAGCGATGA
- a CDS encoding amino acid ABC transporter substrate-binding protein, PAAT family, protein MKPHLALIAACLGITLSSSGGHAQTLAQVKQRGQLICGSNTGQPGFALPDPQGKWIGLDVDYCRAIAAAVLGDATKVKFLPLDATSRFESLKSGAVDVLVRNTTWTLSRDSSQGLDFAATNFYDGQGFLVRKKMNIKSVRELDGASICVGQGTTTELNLADYFRTNNMKYEVVAFKTVDEVVNAYENGRCDAMTDDASGLAGSRVKLAVPDDHIILPEIISKEPLASSVRKGDSQWATIVRWVHYAMLDAEENGITSKNVDEMMKSTNPEVKRMLGVEGKFGEGLGISNDWVVNIVKQVGNYGEVFDRNVGAGSPLKLPRGLNNLWTKGGLQYGPPIR, encoded by the coding sequence ATGAAACCACATCTCGCTCTTATCGCAGCCTGCTTGGGGATCACGCTCAGCTCGAGCGGGGGCCACGCGCAAACGCTCGCCCAGGTCAAGCAACGCGGGCAGCTGATTTGCGGCTCGAATACCGGCCAGCCCGGCTTCGCCCTACCGGATCCGCAAGGCAAATGGATCGGCCTCGATGTCGATTACTGCCGCGCCATCGCCGCCGCTGTTCTGGGCGATGCGACCAAAGTGAAATTCCTGCCGCTTGACGCCACGAGCCGTTTCGAATCCCTGAAGTCGGGTGCGGTGGACGTGCTTGTCCGCAATACCACCTGGACCTTGTCGCGCGATTCGAGCCAGGGCCTCGATTTCGCGGCGACCAATTTCTATGACGGCCAGGGCTTCCTGGTTCGCAAGAAGATGAACATCAAATCCGTCCGCGAGCTCGACGGGGCTTCGATCTGCGTGGGCCAGGGCACGACCACGGAGCTCAATCTCGCCGACTATTTCCGCACCAACAACATGAAATACGAGGTCGTAGCGTTCAAAACGGTGGATGAAGTGGTGAACGCCTATGAAAACGGACGCTGCGATGCGATGACAGACGACGCCTCCGGCCTTGCCGGAAGTCGTGTCAAGCTCGCCGTACCTGACGATCATATCATCTTGCCCGAGATCATCTCCAAGGAGCCGCTCGCCTCTTCCGTGCGCAAGGGCGACTCGCAATGGGCGACGATCGTGCGCTGGGTGCATTACGCCATGCTCGACGCCGAAGAGAACGGCATCACCTCGAAGAATGTTGACGAGATGATGAAGTCGACGAACCCCGAGGTGAAGCGCATGCTCGGCGTCGAGGGCAAGTTCGGCGAGGGCCTCGGCATCTCGAATGACTGGGTCGTCAACATCGTCAAGCAGGTCGGCAATTACGGCGAAGTCTTCGATCGCAATGTCGGCGCCGGCTCGCCGCTCAAGCTGCCGCGTGGCTTGAACAATCTGTGGACCAAGGGAGGTCTGCAATACGGTCCTCCTATTCGCTAA
- a CDS encoding transcriptional regulator, XRE family with cupin sensor (manually curated) has product MSAAEQIRYHRQIRNISLRSLAKDAGMSASSLSKIESGKAKLTVEIAVKLAGILHVPASIFLLEQAPQALARRTITRSGVGEVHHNPGMSLEVLCSDFKEKRNLFWKVKVTAKSIDECGGMRQHPGQEFLYILTGTLEIHTAFYDTCTLKAGDSILFDADQPHAYVAPEEHCELLMMNSISTPS; this is encoded by the coding sequence ATGTCAGCCGCGGAACAAATCCGATATCACAGACAGATCAGGAATATTAGTTTGCGCTCGCTGGCTAAGGACGCAGGAATGTCCGCGTCTTCGCTTTCGAAAATCGAATCAGGAAAAGCGAAGCTGACGGTTGAAATCGCAGTGAAATTAGCCGGTATCCTTCATGTGCCGGCGTCGATCTTCCTCCTCGAGCAGGCGCCGCAGGCCCTGGCCCGAAGGACAATCACCCGCAGCGGCGTGGGCGAGGTGCATCACAATCCCGGAATGTCCCTTGAGGTCTTATGCTCCGACTTCAAGGAAAAGAGAAACTTGTTCTGGAAGGTGAAGGTGACTGCCAAGTCAATTGATGAATGCGGAGGTATGCGCCAGCACCCTGGGCAAGAATTCCTCTATATACTGACCGGAACACTCGAAATCCATACCGCGTTTTACGATACATGTACCCTCAAAGCGGGCGACAGTATTCTCTTCGATGCGGATCAACCTCATGCGTATGTAGCCCCAGAAGAGCATTGCGAATTGCTGATGATGAACAGTATTTCAACACCAAGCTGA
- a CDS encoding HlyD family secretion protein, which yields MRNSLVRRGSRVLALVLLLGGGGLLVYRSSARSASPPRIMGVVRQTEIRIAPDTSGRLAAFRVAAGQEVRKGDILAVLQAPELAAAVEEARANAAGATADRTNVFAGTRKEEVDIAAQNVRIAQANLALAQQQHARAVTLSSRDFASKQQLDETSAALSKAQADLGLMQAISDQSRAGPTKEERAIAEAGVALALATVADLEAKFAKTTIRAPVDGRIGILVARPGEAISPGQPVMTLLAHNERWFTFTIKEDLLEGITIGSPLRLSTARGDRIDTRVTELRPLGEFAVWRAARAVGDHDINSFLVRSDPVAPSDGLEAGMTVWLDR from the coding sequence ATGCGCAATAGCCTGGTTCGTCGGGGCTCGAGGGTGCTGGCGCTCGTCCTCTTGCTCGGGGGAGGAGGTCTATTGGTTTACCGGTCATCGGCAAGAAGCGCCTCGCCGCCGCGGATCATGGGTGTCGTGCGCCAGACCGAAATTCGGATTGCCCCTGACACAAGCGGCCGTCTCGCCGCATTTCGCGTAGCAGCCGGGCAGGAGGTTCGGAAAGGCGACATCCTGGCGGTTCTCCAAGCACCTGAACTCGCGGCGGCCGTGGAGGAGGCGAGGGCGAATGCAGCCGGCGCCACCGCGGACAGAACAAATGTCTTTGCCGGCACCAGGAAGGAGGAAGTCGATATCGCGGCGCAGAACGTTCGGATCGCGCAAGCCAATCTGGCGCTTGCCCAACAGCAGCATGCTCGAGCGGTGACGCTGTCGTCGAGGGATTTCGCCAGCAAGCAGCAGCTCGACGAAACCAGCGCGGCGCTGAGCAAGGCGCAAGCCGATCTGGGATTGATGCAGGCGATCTCCGACCAGAGCCGGGCCGGCCCGACCAAGGAGGAGCGCGCCATTGCCGAGGCCGGGGTCGCGCTCGCCCTAGCCACCGTCGCCGATCTCGAAGCGAAATTCGCCAAGACCACGATCAGAGCACCCGTCGACGGGCGCATTGGAATTCTGGTGGCGAGGCCCGGAGAGGCGATCTCGCCCGGCCAGCCGGTCATGACCTTGCTTGCCCACAACGAGCGCTGGTTCACCTTCACCATAAAGGAGGATCTTCTCGAAGGGATCACAATCGGCTCGCCCTTGCGGTTATCGACCGCGAGAGGCGACCGCATCGATACCCGCGTCACCGAATTGCGGCCTCTCGGCGAGTTCGCGGTGTGGCGCGCCGCCCGCGCTGTCGGTGATCACGACATCAACAGCTTTCTCGTGAGGTCCGATCCGGTCGCGCCGAGCGATGGACTCGAAGCGGGAATGACCGTATGGCTCGATCGCTGA
- a CDS encoding ABC-2 type transport system permease protein: MRTPPRPGLLLVATRELRWMWRDRLALFLAIGVPVIAFGILALTFSNVVIRDLRVTIVDADRSPTSLTYVQAIASAPGVSVAERSGDMTSAMHAIRSGDALAAIYIPENFEHDLVARQGPQIVVLYNRQYFTPGNTAAAAISNAVAAATATLPRAAPASSASFAPGSLVVEQYVLTNPALNYAQFLLRAVLPTVLHVVVAIAAGYAVGSEFSRRSRRAWLKAAGGSPLAALLGKLAPLFAIFMLMMVLDAGIIHGIFEVPFRGDSVLMGAAACLLIIAYMSLGALLQLLLGNLAVGMSLTALFCNPAFGFAGVGFPLLAMGDFPRLWGAMLPLRWYVQILFDQAVRGLPASVSIQPFAILGAIAVLLFGLCWLRLRSLAGRRPKRSAEEPPPIESPAMGGGTGSAMFAEWRRVLADRGVFGLIVLAPLIYGALYPQPYLGQLLRRIPIAVVDQDHTELSRDLIQTLNADEAVEVAVRADTLAEGHVAVGRREAFAVLGIPEGTQREVLKGNKARLPAYVDSAYFLLYNRMLQGISEAAGAVNLGIAARGARSDGGLAHAAFIRSSPVTLLSQPLFNPTGGYASYVVPAAFVLILQQTLLLGCATLGGVAFEEGGTRSQIRRTTARAIIGQALAHLCLAMPGAALFLVILPRLYGFSTLGSIVDLFLVAVPFVLSVSFLAQFVSSWFRRRETAVLLFIATSLPLFFMVGVSWPVEAIPDFIRSASSVFPSTSAIDGLVRVNQMGATLHDVWDDWARLWLLTGVYAALAMLAGRLSTMREVHHAQ, translated from the coding sequence ATGAGGACGCCGCCCCGCCCCGGGCTGCTCCTCGTCGCGACCCGCGAGCTGCGCTGGATGTGGCGGGACCGCCTGGCGCTTTTCCTGGCGATCGGAGTGCCGGTCATCGCGTTTGGGATTCTCGCCCTGACGTTCAGCAACGTCGTCATCCGCGATCTCAGGGTGACGATCGTCGACGCCGACCGCTCGCCGACCTCGTTGACCTATGTGCAGGCCATCGCATCCGCGCCCGGCGTCAGTGTCGCTGAACGGTCCGGCGACATGACGAGCGCGATGCACGCGATACGCTCGGGGGACGCGCTCGCTGCAATCTATATCCCTGAGAACTTCGAGCACGATCTCGTTGCGCGGCAAGGCCCACAGATCGTCGTCCTCTACAACCGGCAGTATTTCACGCCGGGCAACACCGCCGCTGCGGCAATCTCGAACGCCGTCGCCGCGGCCACCGCGACGCTTCCCCGTGCTGCGCCTGCGTCCAGCGCCTCCTTTGCGCCGGGGTCACTGGTCGTCGAGCAATATGTCCTCACGAACCCTGCGCTCAACTATGCGCAATTTTTGCTTCGCGCCGTCCTGCCGACGGTCCTCCATGTCGTCGTTGCGATCGCCGCGGGTTACGCGGTCGGTTCGGAGTTTTCGCGGCGCAGCCGCCGTGCCTGGCTCAAGGCGGCCGGCGGAAGCCCTCTTGCGGCCTTGCTGGGCAAGCTTGCGCCGCTATTCGCGATCTTCATGCTGATGATGGTGCTCGACGCCGGGATCATCCACGGAATCTTCGAGGTCCCCTTCCGAGGCGATTCAGTGCTGATGGGGGCCGCCGCCTGCCTGTTGATCATCGCCTATATGTCGCTGGGCGCTCTTCTGCAGCTCCTCCTCGGAAATCTCGCTGTCGGGATGAGTCTGACCGCCCTCTTCTGCAACCCCGCTTTCGGCTTTGCGGGGGTCGGATTCCCTCTTCTCGCGATGGGAGATTTCCCGCGCCTCTGGGGCGCGATGCTGCCGCTTCGCTGGTATGTTCAGATCCTTTTCGATCAGGCGGTGCGCGGCTTGCCGGCTTCGGTCTCGATCCAGCCATTCGCCATTTTGGGCGCGATCGCCGTCCTGCTGTTCGGCCTCTGCTGGCTGCGCTTGCGCTCCCTCGCAGGTCGACGTCCGAAGCGCAGTGCAGAGGAGCCGCCGCCGATCGAGAGCCCGGCGATGGGTGGCGGCACCGGGAGCGCGATGTTCGCCGAATGGCGGCGCGTCCTTGCCGACCGCGGCGTCTTTGGCCTCATCGTGCTCGCGCCTTTGATATACGGCGCGCTTTATCCGCAGCCCTATCTCGGCCAGCTGCTGCGACGCATCCCTATCGCCGTCGTCGATCAGGATCACACCGAGCTCAGCCGCGATCTCATCCAGACCTTGAATGCCGACGAGGCGGTCGAGGTGGCGGTCCGTGCCGACACACTGGCTGAAGGTCACGTCGCGGTCGGGCGCCGCGAAGCCTTCGCCGTACTCGGCATTCCCGAAGGCACGCAACGCGAGGTCCTCAAAGGAAACAAAGCGAGGCTGCCGGCCTATGTCGATTCAGCCTATTTCCTGCTCTATAACCGGATGTTGCAAGGCATATCGGAGGCTGCCGGCGCTGTTAATCTGGGGATCGCCGCACGTGGAGCGCGGTCGGATGGCGGCCTTGCTCACGCAGCTTTCATTCGCAGCTCCCCGGTCACGTTGTTGTCGCAGCCGCTTTTCAATCCGACCGGCGGCTATGCAAGTTACGTGGTTCCGGCCGCCTTCGTGCTGATCCTCCAGCAGACATTGCTGCTCGGCTGCGCAACCTTGGGCGGAGTGGCCTTCGAGGAAGGCGGGACGCGCAGCCAGATCCGGCGCACCACCGCCCGCGCCATCATCGGTCAAGCCCTGGCGCATCTCTGTCTTGCCATGCCGGGGGCCGCCCTCTTTCTGGTCATCCTGCCACGCCTCTACGGTTTCTCGACGCTCGGAAGCATTGTCGACCTCTTCCTCGTCGCCGTGCCTTTCGTCCTTTCGGTCAGCTTCCTCGCTCAATTCGTCAGCTCATGGTTCAGGCGGCGTGAGACGGCCGTGCTTTTGTTCATCGCCACAAGCCTGCCCCTGTTCTTCATGGTCGGCGTGTCGTGGCCCGTAGAGGCAATCCCCGATTTCATTCGCTCCGCCAGCAGCGTTTTCCCAAGCACCTCGGCGATCGACGGGCTCGTCCGGGTCAATCAAATGGGCGCGACGCTTCATGATGTCTGGGACGACTGGGCGCGGCTTTGGCTGCTGACCGGCGTCTACGCTGCCCTCGCAATGCTCGCGGGCAGGCTTTCGACGATGCGGGAGGTCCACCATGCGCAATAG
- a CDS encoding HlyD family secretion protein, translating into MIGASRMSSTNEPPPAAPPGAMDLAPSPTKPADPASPSPASSELAREDASTVAPVKPKVSRGPAVIVTLIVAAIIGLSLWYLVQPQPLIIQGEADATRIDIAARVDGKVAKRPVSRGDNVGAGQLLFEIDNPELVTKLREAEAGLAVASAQLANIEAGTRAEVIAQRKAAVETASANLTLAQHTYDRVKELAGSGNAPIQRLDEVTDQLQVAQRSLDQAKAALLAAVNGYTAEERGIAHANVVKAQASIDTIKAQVDELVVKAPIAAQVYQIGAELGEYVSPGVPLLSLVDLTDVWLRFDLREDLAKGLKVGDHFNMRVPALGDRSITAEIKVIATKGEYAGWRATRATGDFDLRTFEIRAYPVEPLPQLRPGMSVYTEWTGGKP; encoded by the coding sequence ATGATAGGGGCTTCGCGCATGTCAAGTACTAACGAGCCACCGCCAGCCGCGCCTCCCGGCGCAATGGATCTCGCTCCCTCTCCGACCAAGCCTGCCGATCCGGCCTCACCGTCGCCTGCCTCGAGCGAGCTTGCGAGGGAAGACGCCTCAACCGTTGCGCCGGTTAAGCCCAAAGTCTCTCGCGGGCCGGCGGTCATCGTTACGCTGATCGTCGCCGCGATAATCGGGCTGTCGCTCTGGTACCTTGTCCAGCCGCAACCCCTCATTATTCAGGGCGAGGCCGACGCCACTCGGATCGATATCGCCGCTCGCGTGGATGGAAAGGTCGCCAAGCGCCCGGTTTCGCGTGGTGACAATGTCGGCGCCGGGCAGCTTCTCTTCGAGATCGACAATCCCGAGCTCGTCACCAAGCTTCGAGAGGCCGAAGCAGGCCTGGCAGTCGCTTCGGCGCAGCTTGCCAATATCGAGGCCGGCACAAGGGCCGAGGTGATCGCACAACGCAAAGCCGCGGTCGAGACCGCGTCCGCCAATTTGACGCTTGCCCAACACACCTATGATCGCGTGAAGGAGCTGGCCGGCTCGGGCAATGCCCCGATCCAAAGGCTCGATGAGGTCACCGACCAGCTCCAGGTGGCGCAGCGCAGCCTGGATCAGGCCAAAGCGGCGCTGCTCGCCGCCGTCAACGGCTACACCGCCGAGGAGCGGGGCATCGCGCATGCCAATGTCGTCAAGGCGCAGGCCTCGATCGATACCATCAAGGCTCAAGTGGACGAGCTCGTCGTCAAAGCTCCAATCGCGGCGCAAGTCTACCAGATCGGCGCCGAACTCGGCGAATATGTATCACCGGGCGTGCCGCTTCTGTCGCTTGTCGATCTCACCGATGTCTGGTTGCGCTTCGATCTGCGCGAGGACCTCGCCAAGGGCCTGAAGGTCGGCGATCATTTCAATATGCGTGTCCCCGCGCTCGGCGACCGCTCGATCACAGCCGAGATCAAAGTGATCGCGACAAAGGGGGAGTATGCAGGTTGGCGCGCGACGCGCGCCACGGGCGATTTCGATCTCCGGACCTTTGAAATTCGCGCCTATCCGGTCGAGCCCCTGCCGCAGCTGCGCCCGGGAATGAGCGTGTATACTGAGTGGACCGGCGGCAAGCCATGA